Proteins from one Desulfovibrio sp. genomic window:
- a CDS encoding AMP-binding protein — translation MTTEHPYHDFETLPPAQREARLLARVQELVAHAYAKAPAFCSRMERAGLVPADITGMDAFSRIPVLRKKDLLGLQANGERLGGLLSVDFGRLRHVYQSPGPLYDPESREPDYWGWTEAFHAAGFRAGDLVQMTFSYHLTPAGMMFEEPLNQLGCAVIPAGPGNTPVQIELMRNLPVTGFVGMTSYLRSIGEKAREMGLDPKRDFQLRVGFVAAERLSETLRREVEEMFGMVIRQGYGSADVGAMAYECRELGGMHVSSRGVLEICDPQTGLPVPPGEVGEVVFTPFCKDYPLIRLATGDLSSLNVDKCPCGRTAPKLTGILGRVDDTAKVKGQFIYLAQVAEAVAQFPGIASWQVVVDNPGGTDKLCLRYHCTSPVDEDALREAFKSKCKIRPELKACTAEAFPEGAKKLEDCRTYD, via the coding sequence CACGACTTTGAGACCCTGCCCCCGGCCCAGCGTGAGGCCCGGCTGCTCGCCCGCGTCCAGGAGCTTGTTGCCCACGCCTACGCCAAGGCCCCGGCCTTTTGCTCCCGCATGGAGCGTGCCGGGCTTGTCCCTGCCGATATTACCGGAATGGACGCCTTTTCCCGCATCCCGGTGCTTAGGAAAAAGGATCTTCTGGGCCTTCAGGCCAATGGAGAGAGGCTGGGTGGCCTTCTGAGCGTGGATTTCGGCCGGCTTCGCCATGTCTATCAGTCCCCTGGCCCGCTCTACGATCCGGAAAGCCGCGAGCCGGACTACTGGGGCTGGACCGAGGCTTTCCATGCGGCCGGATTTCGCGCCGGCGATCTGGTGCAGATGACCTTCAGCTACCACCTCACACCGGCCGGGATGATGTTCGAAGAACCTCTGAACCAGCTTGGCTGCGCCGTTATCCCTGCCGGGCCTGGCAACACTCCGGTCCAGATCGAGCTTATGAGGAACCTGCCAGTCACGGGCTTTGTGGGCATGACCAGCTATCTGCGTTCCATAGGTGAAAAAGCGCGGGAAATGGGCCTTGATCCCAAGCGGGACTTTCAGCTGCGGGTGGGGTTCGTGGCGGCGGAGCGTCTTTCCGAAACGCTGCGCAGGGAAGTGGAGGAGATGTTTGGCATGGTGATCCGCCAGGGGTACGGCTCCGCGGACGTGGGCGCCATGGCCTACGAATGCCGGGAACTCGGGGGCATGCACGTTTCCAGCCGGGGCGTGTTGGAAATCTGCGACCCGCAGACCGGGCTTCCCGTGCCGCCGGGCGAGGTGGGCGAGGTGGTGTTCACGCCTTTCTGCAAGGACTATCCGCTTATTCGTCTGGCCACCGGCGATCTTTCCTCTCTGAACGTGGACAAGTGCCCCTGCGGCCGGACCGCGCCCAAGCTCACGGGCATTCTGGGCCGGGTGGACGACACCGCCAAGGTGAAAGGCCAGTTCATTTATCTGGCGCAGGTGGCTGAGGCCGTGGCCCAGTTCCCGGGCATCGCCTCCTGGCAGGTGGTGGTGGACAATCCAGGCGGGACGGACAAGCTTTGCCTGCGGTACCACTGCACCTCACCTGTCGATGAGGACGCCCTGCGTGAAGCGTTCAAGTCCAAATGCAAGATACGCCCGGAACTGAAGGCCTGCACGGCCGAGGCCTTCCCTGAAGGGGCAAAAAAGCTCGAAGACTGCAGAACCTACGATTGA
- a CDS encoding alkylphosphonate utilization protein: MKVKDSNGTLLSNGDSVTLIKDLKVKGSSVTLKRGTLIKNIRLTSNEGEIECNADKVKGLVLKTCFLKKA; the protein is encoded by the coding sequence ATGAAAGTGAAGGACAGCAACGGAACGCTCCTTTCAAACGGCGACAGCGTCACGCTCATCAAAGACCTGAAGGTGAAGGGGAGTTCCGTGACCCTCAAGAGGGGAACGCTCATCAAGAATATCCGCCTCACCTCCAACGAAGGCGAGATCGAATGCAATGCCGACAAGGTCAAGGGCCTGGTGTTGAAGACCTGCTTTTTGAAAAAGGCGTAG